A genome region from Prinia subflava isolate CZ2003 ecotype Zambia chromosome 12, Cam_Psub_1.2, whole genome shotgun sequence includes the following:
- the LOC134557085 gene encoding uncharacterized protein LOC134557085, with amino-acid sequence MSGTGAALRGHHAALREGLLELRARREELSGRIEAEEAERGRLQARIATLSRRLSDTSESLAGLRSARAHIDRTIAEIDTASGKILDNSQTLLDVLKEQMRDLGKIIEPQSPVFGPRVRRQKRS; translated from the exons aTGAGCGGCACCGGGGCCGCGCTGCGGGGGCACCACGCGGCGCTGCGGGAgg GCCTGTTGGAGCTCCGCGCCCGGCGGGAAGAGCTGAGCGGGCGGATCGAGGCCGAGgaggcggagcggggccggctgCAGGCGCGGATCGCCACGCTCTCCAGGCGCTTGTCCGACACCAGCGAGAGCCTGGCGGGGCTCCGGTCCGCCCGAGCCCACATCGACCGCACCATCGCCGAGATAGACACGGCCTCCGGGAAG aTACTGGACAATTCTCAGACATTGCTAGATGTCCTGAAGGAGCAAATGAGGGATCTTGGTAAAATCATTGAGCCACAAAGCCCTGTATTTGGACCACGAGTACGTCGACAAAAGCGTTCCTAA